From the genome of Primulina huaijiensis isolate GDHJ02 chromosome 11, ASM1229523v2, whole genome shotgun sequence:
GATTGCAGTCCTTTTTTAACAATAGCAAAGCCACAATCTTTGTGTAGGATGGACAAAATTGAAATTCTTAAAAATGGAGGAAATCCTGGatttgcataaaaaaatataaagttgTAGAAAATTTAGGAGTGAAGTGCGCGCTTCTTGCCTACTATGGCTCTGCCTCTGTCTTTTAGACACGGGCTGTGGTATTTCTGCCGTATGGATGATGTTTGAAAGCGAGTAAAGAACCATATAACCTATCTCCGGATGAAATTTCTGCATAATTTATGCCCTTTGtttaattacttgtttttattttttccttttgcaGTGTGCAAGACAAGGATTTGCGTTAGGCCTCACAGTTTTAGTTGGCACAGTTACTTGCATTAAATTGGAGTCATTGTTAAAGCTAATAATTAACTTGTTGGAGGTCTCCTCGTCTATGAAAGGGCAGGTAGGTTAATGCCCTTGATTTGGTAATTGAGATTTGATTTCTCCATGTAAAATTCTCTTGGTTTTGTAGGAAGCTAGAGACTGTCTGTTGGGTCGTTTATTTGCATATGGGGCTCTTGCAAGATCAGGAAAACTTACTGAAGAATGGATTTTGAATGCTAATACTCCACACATCAAAGAATTTACTAGTTGCCTTATTGCACTTGCTTCTAAGAAACAGTATCTACAAGAGTCTGCCGTTGCAGTTATATCGGAAATGGTTGGGAAGGTACGTCATCATTTTATAACTTTGAGGAGCAATGTTTTTCTCGATACAAGAGTAAACTGTTTCCCGTGCACGTTGTTTCTGTGATATTCAATTCTATTGGTTCCTGTAATATGGTGGCTCATGGTATGTCTCATGAAATTAAACCTTAAAATGTATTCTTTCTTTTTAGCCATGCTACTTACGAATTTCAAACCGTTACCTTTTTTTTccctcaaatttaatcaatgatATGTTTGGTTAAATTTCCTCCAtctaatcatttttttatatgttgtttAGTTACCTGTTGAGGCACTGTTGAATCATGTTGTTGAAGCAGCAGGAATTCAGGAGTGGTTTGACAGAGCAACTGAAACCGGAAATCCAGATGCCCTGAATCTAGCTcttaaaattcaagaaaaagttaaTGTTGAGGGTAAATTTGGAAAGCTCCTGCCTTCCCCCTACTGTAAAAGTGCATTCTTTGCTGCCGATCATCTGTCCAATATTTCTATCTGCTTAAAGGTGGTgttcattttcatttatttataatttttatgacTCTGAGGCTAAATTGAGTATATATTAATATGTTATCCATAATACATTGTAGGAATCTTCCTTCTCTCAGCCACGGGTGCATAGTGTCTGGCCTGTTTTGATAAATATTCTGGTACCTGACTCTTCTGAAATAGATTCGGCATCAGGTCTGAATACTGTCAAGAAGCACAAAAGAAGTCGCAAGGGTAGCTCTGTGGAAGAAGATGTAAAAAGGAATCTTAGGTGTTTCTGTGAAGTGATTATTGAAGGTTCACTTTTACCCTCATCCCATGATCGCAAGAAATTAGCCTTAGATGTAATACTGCTTCTAATCCCAAAAATTCCTGCTTATTGTGTCCATGTGGTGTTGTCCTACAATGTTGTTCAATGTCTAATGGATATACTTATGGCAAAAGATTCGTGGCTTTATAAAGTTGCTCATCATTTTCTCAAAGAACTGTCAGAATTTGTCATTCATGATGATGTCAAGAGAGCTGAGGTTATTTTGGCTCTGCAAAAGCACAGCAACGGGAAGTTTGATTTTGTTACCAAGTCAAAGACAGTAAAAGATTTGATGGCAGATTTCAAAACTGAGTCTGGCTGTGTTCTGTTTATTCAGAATCTGATAAACATGTTTCTGGACGAAGGCAACTCTTCAGATGAACCTTCAGATCAGAGTCAGACAACTGATGACAATTCAGAGATAGGTTCCATTGAAGACAAGGATGCTGTAGGGTCACTAGGAACTTCTGAATTTCTGAAAAGTTGGATTGTGGAGTCCCTTCCTACTGTTTCAAAGCATTTGAAGCTAGATCAAGATGCAAAGTTCCGTGTACAAAAAGAAGTACTGAAGTTTTTGGCTGTTCAGGGTCTATTTTCATCATCACTTGGCACTGAAGTAACATCGTTTGAGCTACAAGAAAAGTTTAGGTGGCCCAAATCTGCGATTCCTAATACTTTGTGCCAGATATGTGTTGAGCAGGTACAATTGTTGCTCGCTAATGCTCAGAAAGGGGAGGGACCTCATTCTGTGGCAAATAGTGTTGATACAAATGATCTTGGATCTTACTTTATGCGGTTTCTTAGTATACTATGCAACATCCCTTCAGTTTCTCTGTCAAggatcatgaatattgatgatgaaaAAGCTTTCAAAAAACTGCAGGCCATGGAGAGCCAACTATCAAGACAGGTACTCTGTCCCCTTAATAATTCATATTGTTTCACATGATAGCATGATATTCAAGAGGATGACTTCACTTCAACATTTTGTTTTTACTTGAACTTGTAGATTTTGTAATATTGTGTTGGGATCTGTAATTTCTCTTTccattaactttattttttccttttccttctTTTTGGGATGTGTGATTTGAGTTCTTCCAACTTATCAAACCCTTTTCtttatctattttatttattatttatgatcaGAAATGGAATTTTGAATACTTTCCCAGCACTCCACTGAAGTGGGTTTTGATTCTGTTGAATCCTCATTTTGATTGCTCGCATGATGTTTGAATGGATTGGTGACACTATTCATCACATTTATGGTTGTTCACATATTCCACTGTTGTAGGAGCGAAATTGTGGTCTTGGCATGGATGCAAATAAATTGCATGCTCTGAGATATTTGCTTATACAACTGCTGCTTCAAATCCTACTCCATCCTGGGGAATTCTTCGAAGCGGCCTTTGAACTTGTCATGTGTTGTAAGAAAGCTTTTGGCTCTTCGGATCTTTTAGGGTCCTCCAGTGAGGACGAGTCAGATGGGGATAATGCTCCCGAGTTAATGAATGTTGTTGTTGATACAATGCTTTCTCTATTGCCACAGTCATCAGCTCCTTTGCGATCTGCTATTGAACAGGTGAGTAGCAGCAGCAGAAACCATGTCATTTGACACCTTCTTACTGCTTAGTTGGTGAAAGTTTCAAGTTATTCTCCTTGTTTCcctttaattttcttggaaactATCGGTCTAAATTCTTATCACACGTGAGATAATGTGTCAATATTGTTTAGGTGGAGCAGTATTATTCAGTgaatttatctatttttttattaatactgTTATATTGTCTGTCACGTTTCAGCCCCTGCCTACCTGCAGCCATTTTTCTTTTCCAAACCTTTTTTAgctcatttatttaattattcaagcataaatgctgattaataataatttttgtggaATGCGCTTCATGTGTGCTTATATGATGCTCCACTTGTTTTACTGTCGATAAATATGTTCAATGTATGTAGAGTTATCATATAGTTGTAGCATTTGCGGTAAACGATAAAATGATTGACATGACAATGAATTACTTGTCCAAACCATCACATGTTTCTTTTAATGATACTTCGTAGTCTACATGTGAAGTTGGTTGAAGTGAACCGATAGACATGGTGAAGAGGTACAGCATTGCCTGATAATTATGCTATCATATTCCTTGAATAATCTTTGAATTCAGTATATAAGGAACGCATTGACCTGAGCTTTTCTGAGAAATGAACTTTTTGCGGACCTTCTATCTTcattatatgatgttttattttttctgtTGCTCGGCCTTGAATAAATTGGCACAAGGATATTCAGCCTAGCCTTGTTGCTTTTGTTATTTATGGAATAATAATTTGTTATCACTTCACAGGTTTTCAAATACTTTTCTAGTGAGGTCACGGATGATGGGTTACTGAGGATGTTGAGGGTCATCAAAAAAGATTTAAAACCTGCTAGACATCAGAATACGGATGatcatgatgatgatgatgactcAGATGAAGAACTTCTTGGTGTTGAAGATGCGATGGAATCTGATGAAGCTGAGACAGCCGAAACTGTAGACACTGATGAACAGACTGACGATTCTGAGGCAGTGGTAGGGATGGAGACCATTCCCATTGAACTTCCCGAGGCTTCTGATGATGATTCAGATGATGGGATGGACGATGATGCAATGTTCGGGATGGATATTTATCTTGCAAGAATATTTAAGGAACGGAAAAACCAAGCTGGAGGTGAAACAGCCCATTCTCAGCTGGTGCTTTTTAAGCTTAGAGTTCTGTCTTTGCTGGAGATTTATCTACACGAAAATCCAGGCAAGCTTAATTATACATCATTATTAAAACTTTGCGTTTGCTTGGTTTGGACTTACCATTCTTCTTACTAAgacttttttctatttattttataattcattGGTTGGTTATTCGATTATACAGAAATAGTTATCTGGATTTGATCGATCTCTTTGTTTTAACTTTGATTTATCCTGAAGAGCTGTCGTATAAGATATGGATAATAGATATCATTGGGCTGATCCAACGTATCCTTTGATCTACATCCGTTATATTTTTTATCCCGTAACTTGTATTTACATGAATGGTTGTGGCGTAAAGATATTGACATACTTCACCTTTTATGCCACAGGTAAAACAGAGGTattgaaaattttctcaaacctggctcaaGCATTCATTAATCCACAAACAACAGAAGGTAGCGAGCAGCTTGGTCAGCGCATCTGGGGAATTATacagaagaaaatttttaaagccAAGGACTATCCCAGAGGTGAGACAGTGCAGCTTGCGGTGCTTGAATCACTTTTGGAGAAGTACTTGAAATTGGCGGCAAAGCCATTCAAGAGGAAAAAATCTGCTTCGAACCCATCAAAGAAGAAGCAATCTGCTTCCTGGAATCGGTATAAAATGATCAACTCACTTGCTCAAAGTTCGACATTTTGGATGCTAAAAATAATCGATGCCAGAAACTTCTCAGAGTCTGAATTGCAAAAAGTTGGTGATATATTCAAGAATGCTTTAGTGGCCTACTTTGATAGCAAAAAATCACAAATGAAGCCGGAGTTTCTGaaagaaatatttaaaagaCGGCCATGGATTGGTCGACACCTGTTTGGGTTCCTTTTGGAGAGATGTGGTAGTGCCAAATCACAATTTCGTCAAGTTGAAGCCCTGGATTTGGTGTCCGAGATATTAAAGTCACTCCATTCTTCCAATGCTGATGAAGATGGAGCAGAATCCACAAAAAAGATGTTGAAAAGCCATCTTCCAAAACTGTGCAGTTTGATCAACCATATGGTAACCAACATGCCCGAAAAGCAGTCAAGACGAGCTGATGTGCGAAGATTCTGTGGCAAGGTCTTCCAGATTTTAACTACTTGTAATCTGTCCTCTAGTTTCCTCAAAGCTTTGGAACCAGACGGTCATGTTTCCTGCGAATCCCAACTTGGCGACGTGTTTCTTGCTCTAAAAAAACGAGAACAGCAATAAAAATGGTATCTTGGCGGTGGAGAAAACTGTATTCTTGCTATTTCTCGGATTCATTTTTCGGGCTCCAATAATTCGATAAACGTATGCTTATTGGGATAGCTCTTGAGAGCAAAAGATCACACAAATGAATCCCAACTTTCtgaaaaagatatttaagaGACGGCCGTGGATTGATCGTCCCTTGTTTAGGTACCTGTCGTAGGGATGTGATGGTGCCTACTTTGGCATCTTTGTTCTGTTAAGGGCcataaattttgattatttgtttTCTCCTGGTGAACCTTTTTGGCTTGGATTTGTGTGTATCTGGCTGCTGATACACAACACTTTTGGATATTTGTGTTTTCttatatttagttttatttatcattcaagtgtcttgggcttgggcttgggcttgggcttgggctGAAAATTAAGACAGATTTATGACTCGCGTCTGGAAATTAATATTAGACACAATATTATAAAGATTGAGTTCATACATGCATAATCAATTATCTTTCTTTCgatataaataataatgttaaaataacgATGATAAAATAGAACAACAAtagaaattaatatatttatgttgattcccattatatttgttttattacATATCTAGTCTcatatattgttttaattatgtaaGGTCACAAGtaaatttgataatattgtTGAAAATATCATGTAATAATCATATAATGTAATTATTGGCTTTATGATATAAGTATTAATCTACATATCTACCAAACTAAAATTAAGTGCTTTAAAAAATTATCTCTTAATAagcaaatatttttgtaattattttaacttggtctataaatttttttttttttattgaactaCCGATCATACAAACAAAAGTGAGAAACCCATCATCAATtctagaaaaaagaaagaagaaatacATAAGaattctaaaatttatttatttatctatcttataataataaaataataataatataagaaaaattcTGGTCTTTGGATCCTCAACAAGAGCTTAAGATGTCACAGCACTCCTCCACGCAGCAACAGCAACATAACGCCGCGAGGCTGcaatatgaataaataaatgtgatgaacatatttttaaaaataaaataagagattatattatttcaccaaaaatttattttaaaatagtaataactatattttataaaaaaaatacaaaaaatcaacCCAAAAAATTTCAATCAACTTACCAGCCTTGCAAAAATCCCATCTTCCGCCTCGGCGGCGCAGCTGCGTACTGCGGTGCCATCATCGGTTGTCCATGATAACGACCTGTTTTAACACACCACTTGTATGATTTCTATCCCAAGAAACATCACAAAGATGAATATTTGCATTTCTATGTATAAACACACAAAATAATGCACGAGATCTTCACAAAAAGTGTTTTATTATATTTCTAATCAgcaaatttagtatttttttgtCGTATATAGCCAATCGTGCTACAATTAAAAGGAGCCAAATTTAGCTGCCAACACCACATTAGTATTTGATCAATTATCACTACAACCTAAAGGTATAAAAATGTAATCTTGTCTTGCATAAAACAGAGCCCAAAACACCAAGAAATCAATCAAGAAGCAACAATCGAAAGGGTGGATTGAAAATATACCTTGAGCAGGGTATGGATAACCATACATCGGTTGGCCCTTCATCTTCTTTCCCATGGATAGATAGATTGCAGTTTGATAATGGTAATCCCGatcaaaatcaaatcttttcttgttttcttaCAATGGAAGAAATAAAAAGATTATCAAAATTATCGTATCAATGTTAATTAGGAAAGGATTCTAATGTGCATATATATATAGGCATAGATGTGACAAGAAAGCTCTAGAAAGAAGTCGtaatgtgtgtatatatatgtatctatataataacaataataagtCGCCGAGCCAAGTGGAAATGTGTGCGTGTGGCAAGTAAGAACGATTGGAAATGGGTCGGTCTTACTTTGCACCTAAGGTGTCAATTTgcatttacttttttttatcaagTGAGAGACCATCGCCAATGGGAGCTTAATTTATGTCATATCCGAGATGTTTCCCCCTCAACTCGGTAactgaaataaataatatataatattttaaagacGTGTTATGCGTGTACTTTCATATatgaaaagaaatatttttttattaacttaATATGTACAATAATAtagaattcaaaataatatatcaaaaattcatgtcaaattattataaaatataaataacagtaaacgtATTTCATAATCTTTTGATTGATATAACGTTATAGTTATGAATTTTTCAACGCAACGGAGAATTGACCATCGCATTCTTACCTCAGATGAGAGAATAAAAGAGATCTAGACTATGTATATTTGAGTAAAGAAATTTTTTGACATCTTTTTCTTTAGGAATTGCACCTTTTATAGTATTTGGAATGAAATGGTTTATAATCATCAGATTCATATGATTTGATCGCTCCTATTTTTCCAAAGAACCATTTTGATCAGGAGTGCTTGTACTGGTCAAAGGTGTGGAGCGATCTTCTCTTAGCGCATAGTCCAAATCCATGCAGTCGAGCACTATCATAACATGTTCTTTCCATTTCTTGAAGTTTGAACCATTAAGTACTGAAATGTTATTCAAATTAGATGATATAGAAGATGCTTaacaaaatagaacaaaaacTCACAACAAATTATAGTTCatgcatatatttaaattaaataaatcattaaaaaatatatgcatgcaaATGGTGAGcccataaaataaatatctaacACAACAATACATTGATATTTAGTCTTTGAACATAATAACAATTTGTAAGTGGTGTACTTAAATATCATGGTTATTGAATATTGATAATAAATCCGACTAACAATATGTCTTTCTTTGGACCGACAATTGCATATATGgatagataaaaaaattatgacataTTTAATGCCAAATAAATTTGGTCAGCAAATGATCTTCATTTGGGATGATAATTTTTCGCATAAatgtaaaacaatttaatatcatataatgttTCTATAATATGACAATATTATTTTCCGTATAGTTTTAAAATTCTGTAAGATCATATAATTATGTACTTATAATTTGGCCAAAAATAATCTTCATTTGTGCCGATTATTTTATACATAGACATAAATACACTTTTAATCACTTATTGTGTCTGCCATCTGACCAAAAAATAGTCTTTTTTTTGGTCGACTATTTTTCGCATAAATATAAATGCACTTGAAGaagatatattatatttaaaatctaGCCAGAAAATAATCTTCTTATGGACAGATTATTTTCCGCATAGATCTAGATGCATTTTTAAAACATCTATTGTGTTTGCAATTTGGTCAAAAATAGCCTTCCTTTAGGCCGACTATTTTTTGcataaattgaaatataatttattttgaactttAACAATACCCACATATGTCAAAATCACTTTAATAAcatgtaatttaaaattaacaaaatttgatgtacaagaaaatttaatttacctcaaaaaatttcaccaaaaaatttaatttattttaattggacAAATACAATATATAGACTGaatatgcaagaaataaaatatttctacattataattatttatccataaatattttatcgaaATAAACAAAAGcgataaaaaaatgaataatttcatattaatattatttcatacaatgaaattttgaattagtcaaatttaatttcacaaTTCAAATAGAGGtagtcaaaatttaataaaacttcaaaattctgaatttcaaaatctagtttaaaaaattacacaaaccAAACATGCTTTTAAATCCAAACAAAATCCCAAACTCAAAAACCAAAACCTAATTCTAACGCTATGAAGAATTCTCCACCATCACGTGTCTTAGCAGACCAGTACCTTAACATCTCCGACAACCAATCCAACCAGAATTCGATCGAATTCTTCATAAAATGGACAGAAATCGAGCAAAGAGAGTCACGATCAGGACATTTCTCCGACGGTTCGGGTGTCCACCTGCGTCGTAGAGTCGCGCAGATGTCATGGTCCATCTCATGCCTACAATTTCAGTATTTGGTTCCTTATGCGTGTAGATTTAAAAACTAGGGTTTGACCAAAAAATGATTTTGAATGAATTGggaatttcgatttttttaaattcaaaaataatttcagatttttatttcTCAATTTAGATTTGAATTATTCACGAAAATCAAATTGAATTTCAGatcaaacaatatataaaaaaaagtctCATAATTCAACATGAAATTGATTCTCATACCATTTGTTTGGagattttgtaaaaataaatatataaatcatgtgATTGCCTCGAGGCCCATAATCTTATATGATCTTAGCAGTCTTCGACTCATAATAGAAGAGTTAATTATGATATGTTTCTACACATAAGGTGGAtcataccaatttatttaatactttaGAAACTCATAATCAATTAGATTATCTTATTGGGTATTTTATTAGATAATTTGTCCATATATAATTAGTTAAATTATGTGAACTCACAAAATAGTTCTACCATGGAGACCAAATATCTGAGTAGAAATCTTATCGAGCTAAAAAATATCACATACatttcactacaacaaaaatggctttccgCAGCGCGCATATGGGCTTTCCGCAACGCACATTTTatgctgcaaagttgcaagctgttgaaagttcaagattatctgcggcgtacatgtgcacgctgttaatactattattcacggcgtgcatatgtacgccgttaataaaactatccgcggcgtgcaatgtacgccgttaatattctttgaacatataaaacttagcgacggttttctaagtaaaaccgtcgctacttagcgacggtATATAACCGAAGAAGCCGTCGCTACATTCGCGACAGTATTTTAACCGTCgcacatttagcgacggtatttaaatttagcgacggtcacaacaccgtcgctacaattagcgacggttcaaaacccgtcgctaaagttttagtaaaaataaaaaaaaatttactatagtttaataaatttaaaaaaaaaactataatacAACTTTGATAACTAACACTtgcaaaattaatcaaaattgaaacaaaaaaacgtacTTAAATCGAAACCAAAATCAtataagagagaaaatttaaAGTGTTGTAAAGTAGTGTGGAGGAAAATGAAATGGaaatcggatatttatagataatttgcgactattagcgacagttgtcctttaaaccgtcgctattagcgacagtgtAAATAGAACTGTCGcacatagcgacggttgtttattaaactgtcgctgatttacgccattagcgacggtttaaaaaatCCGTCGCTATAAGCGACAGTAAAAAATAAACCGTCGTCGATCGTAGATCTGCGACGGTGtgcataaaccgtcgcaaatattaaattagcgacggttttagtaaaaccgtggctaatttaaaaattcgaaCCCATTTTCCGCAGCGTGTTAATAATATGCATGCCGTGAATAATACTATTGACGGCGTGCAATTAATGTACGCCGTCAATGTctaaacacaattttttttaaaaaaaatgatttactttTAACAGCGCGCATAaacatgcacgctgttaataatactaTTTACGGCGTGCTTTTATTGTGCGCTGCAAAAATTGCATagattatccgcagcgtgcttttattgcacgccgttaataatactatctgcagcgtgcttttactgcacgccgttaTTTCTTTCAAGTGCAacactattaacagcgcacgtATGGGTGCACGCCGTGGAAAGTagtattcgcagcgtgcttttaatgcacgctgttgatgaagtgctgcggaaaatcatttttcttgtagtgtttgGAAACCAGTAGCCTctcaaaaagattaaaaaaaacaaagggTAAAACAGTATCTACATAACGTTAAATGTATATGATTCTACCAGAACAAAATCAAGATCCTACTG
Proteins encoded in this window:
- the LOC140987220 gene encoding uncharacterized protein; translated protein: MGSKKRESSSMEESGMKLAPERKVNSGTENPIAEPLKKRVKIGKKGSEGVENHGQGEANAALTSLKIHKPSTNSMETKKKRKSLDKERHLAEKNGEFVSETMNLESKNESFENNSISNSSGGILPEFQIGVFTDLAAADASIREAAAKVLATELSEIQNAYDKLENKDEVEDKSKLEAEKDDGLNNCAPSLRYAVRRLIRGVSSSRECARQGFALGLTVLVGTVTCIKLESLLKLIINLLEVSSSMKGQEARDCLLGRLFAYGALARSGKLTEEWILNANTPHIKEFTSCLIALASKKQYLQESAVAVISEMVGKLPVEALLNHVVEAAGIQEWFDRATETGNPDALNLALKIQEKVNVEGKFGKLLPSPYCKSAFFAADHLSNISICLKESSFSQPRVHSVWPVLINILVPDSSEIDSASGLNTVKKHKRSRKGSSVEEDVKRNLRCFCEVIIEGSLLPSSHDRKKLALDVILLLIPKIPAYCVHVVLSYNVVQCLMDILMAKDSWLYKVAHHFLKELSEFVIHDDVKRAEVILALQKHSNGKFDFVTKSKTVKDLMADFKTESGCVLFIQNLINMFLDEGNSSDEPSDQSQTTDDNSEIGSIEDKDAVGSLGTSEFLKSWIVESLPTVSKHLKLDQDAKFRVQKEVLKFLAVQGLFSSSLGTEVTSFELQEKFRWPKSAIPNTLCQICVEQVQLLLANAQKGEGPHSVANSVDTNDLGSYFMRFLSILCNIPSVSLSRIMNIDDEKAFKKLQAMESQLSRQERNCGLGMDANKLHALRYLLIQLLLQILLHPGEFFEAAFELVMCCKKAFGSSDLLGSSSEDESDGDNAPELMNVVVDTMLSLLPQSSAPLRSAIEQVFKYFSSEVTDDGLLRMLRVIKKDLKPARHQNTDDHDDDDDSDEELLGVEDAMESDEAETAETVDTDEQTDDSEAVVGMETIPIELPEASDDDSDDGMDDDAMFGMDIYLARIFKERKNQAGGETAHSQLVLFKLRVLSLLEIYLHENPGKTEVLKIFSNLAQAFINPQTTEGSEQLGQRIWGIIQKKIFKAKDYPRGETVQLAVLESLLEKYLKLAAKPFKRKKSASNPSKKKQSASWNRYKMINSLAQSSTFWMLKIIDARNFSESELQKVGDIFKNALVAYFDSKKSQMKPEFLKEIFKRRPWIGRHLFGFLLERCGSAKSQFRQVEALDLVSEILKSLHSSNADEDGAESTKKMLKSHLPKLCSLINHMVTNMPEKQSRRADVRRFCGKVFQILTTCNLSSSFLKALEPDGHVSCESQLGDVFLALKKREQQ